tattaaaacttcATACAGcatcatacagggtgtttgaAGGCTGATTCAGGCCATGTTTCTGTGTTGATATTaattagaattttccgtcgcaaaagtatggaacagaaaataatcttaaaaacactaaaattttcataaattttcaaactatctacttgtatgtacttgtatagggtgtaagtgacatcttaaccaatactgagggagatgattcaactcattatacTGAGTtcacatcaagtggaattttccatcgcaaaagtatagaaatgcaaataatttaaaaatacacaaaaaagtacatgaaaattccacttgatatcaactcagaatcatggtctgaatcatccccctcagtattcgttacgatgtcactaacaccctggatATTGAAATCACTCTCACTGGACACGGCTTGCTGCCTGCGACTGGCGGGGCTGTGTTGACATGCGTTGCTGGGTGCCTTTGTACTTTAGTCCAGACTACTTAGTAATATAccagatttataataaaaataacgcaCATTTAGTATTGAAGCATCAATGaaatttaaacttatttataaatagacGAAGACGAGGCAGCGTAAGAAAATAATTAGCTATGACTGACACACGTAATACAATATTTGTGATGTGTATTTTAGCACTTAATTAGGTCATTAGCTCAGAATATGAATTTAAACCCTTTATTTGGATATGTTGTCTGGTTTTAAATTGGAGTCTTCTGAAAATAAACCAGAAAGGTTTTCAGATTGTCATTTAAGATGTGGTGCTTTTACGAAATTAAATTGGAATTTATTTACTAGAGAACGGGTAATGTTGCTGTGGTGATGATAAAATAAACATCTGTAGGAGTTATTCCTTGGATAGAAGTCAAGGTCTTGGCAACGCTGCCTCTTCAAACACGAATGCTCTAACGACTAGTGTTCCCTGTGTCACGCACCTGCAACTCTCTTCCCGCACATTCCGTTATTTTTGTtctcaaaatataaaattttaaaactatGTCTCGATGCTCGCGAACTGCTACATCACTACGAGTGCTAGGGTTATCACAAATCTTGATCACAATCAGATCATTTCATCACATTTTTCTTGTTAAACATTAAAATGTCTTTGATAAATAATTAGGAATAAACTGCGCCCAATTAATTTTTGCATCACGATTTTTTATGAATCTttttaacattaaaattttGACTTCGTTTTGAATCTCTTTTTACTTAAGTAGTTGGTAAAATAATGTTTGCTTTTGATATGAATTCCACTAACCATCACAATGATAATTATAACGATAACGTAAcaccattttaattattataaattatattattctaGATTAATTAGGTTTTAAGGTCCGAACCGTCCATACAAATCATTCCATTAGGGTATTGTAAGAGTTatttaaaatcatttatttaactgtTAATTATAAGTAGAGATAAGTAATTTCGAACGTAACAGTATgagtaattataaatttaatatttaaagtcGGAATATCTACTTAAAGGACTCTCGTGGCAATATCGTACTTAATTTGATAGGCTTAACAAGGTTTTGAATATTAATTTTAGTACTGACTTTGATAGGATTCAAAATTGGAGATCTTTTTCATATACTTACTAGAAATTATCAGCCAAAATAGGTAGATAAGTACCTCAATATTACCTCTGGAAATAATTTTGCAGAATCTCACTACGTTCTTCGGTTTTTAGGTACGAAGAgaacaatttaataattaaggaaaatggttaaaataaaaagaatatctTACCTAAACCTACAAAGTTCGTACTGAACAagtgtattaaaaaatatttcttgaaaatattttaatacccTTAACTTAGTCTGTAGATGTAagttttaatatatgtatatacaatgGAACCCTCAGGAAATCCGTCCACTAGTTAAGGATCGTAGAAATGTCGGTGTGTgacaattttgttattatttaggGTAAATTGAAATATGTTGCTGTTAATATTAATGGAATTACAAATAAACTTTTAGAGATCAATTCAGTTTTCATTCATTTCGTATCCATCATGTAAAATTAacctttattttgtgttttacgTTAATGTGTCATGTTGTAGTGGATACTTACTTTGTGGTCAGTTTGATCAGAGTTGGATATTGTTCAATTCGCCACTATTGTTAATGAAAATGGGTAATAATAGACACATCAATTAattgcattattatttattacaaaatattcaatataaaaaatataaatactcaATAAGTAAATTGCTCTGAAGCGAATAAATTAATAGACAACGTTAAAGTAAGCTTCAACTTGTTATGATCGCAAGTGACAGAGGTACCGTCTCTCGTCGACATTAAGATTGGTGTTTTCctgtatgttttccttcacataATGCCATTGTAACTTCACCCCGTCTAAATATCGCCATCACATCACGATATTCAGTCGTACATATGCCTTCTGTACGGCTTGCGTCTCTTTGGATAGTTCTCATATTTTTCCATCATTTTTTCAATTTGCTTTTTCATCATCTTTTGTTTATGTTTCTCCAATATCTCAGAGTACACGTCTGTGAACGGCAGGATATTTATCCCGCCGTCTGGagaaaccagaccaggtaatccAGGGACGAATCCCGCTGGTGGTCCTTGATGGTAGATTGGAGGGATCGGGTACGTGGGGAATGGAGGGAAAGCTGGGAAAGGCTGCGGGGGATAGGGATACGGTTGGGGAAACACTGGTAGCATGGGGTGGGTGGGTGCTATTGGGATGCCGTAGGGGATAGGTGGTATGGGGACGGGGACAGCTGCAGGCATCGGTGGGACTGCAAGCATGGGACCGGGCAGGccgggcgccggcgccggcatTGGCATAGGCGCTGGTATTGGAGCAGCCGGTATCGGAGCTGGTAACGGCATGGGCATAGGGATTGGTGGCGGGGCAACTGGCACTGGTATTGGTAATGGAAAAGTATTGGCAGGACGCTTATCTGGGGGCCTTGGTGATGTCTTGGAGTAACAATGATCAGGAATCTTGTTCGGATACCAGAACAGTGGATTGCATGGGTCTTCTCCATTTGGTGAGTTGGTGCGGTGCTTTTGTGCCAATGAGTCCATGTAAGTCAAGCCGGAGATTGTGCATAATGCCTTATCCACGGCGAATACGACTAGAAGTACCTGCGGAGATATATTTGTTGTTAATAAGTAGTTagtatattgttataatttgaataaatgGCAGGGCTAgcgtaaaaacaaaatatgtttgttttaatataataaacacAAAGTAAAGACGAAAAAGAAGTATTTGACTATTTATAGGATGAGAAAGATTTTAGCAGCGGTCTAATCTTAGAAGGAAACAATATGTGTTATAGGCAAAAAAGGTCGTAAGTACTTGAATAGACTTTGAGGCGAGGGAAGAAATTCCATGCTATATCAAAAAACCCTATAAAACATCCGTTTCAGACGTCAAACTGGAGGCGACAACggatttcatacaaaattga
This genomic interval from Pectinophora gossypiella chromosome Z, ilPecGoss1.1, whole genome shotgun sequence contains the following:
- the LOC126380256 gene encoding uncharacterized protein LOC126380256; translation: METFWQVLLVVFAVDKALCTISGLTYMDSLAQKHRTNSPNGEDPCNPLFWYPNKIPDHCYSKTSPRPPDKRPANTFPLPIPVPVAPPPIPMPMPLPAPIPAAPIPAPMPMPAPAPGLPGPMLAVPPMPAAVPVPIPPIPYGIPIAPTHPMLPVFPQPYPYPPQPFPAFPPFPTYPIPPIYHQGPPAGFVPGLPGLVSPDGGINILPFTDVYSEILEKHKQKMMKKQIEKMMEKYENYPKRRKPYRRHMYD